The segment CGGCTGTGCCGGGTAGAGCCGGGAGGTGGACGTGGGATGAGTTGGGATCTGCCCCATGTGCTCCCCAGGGTCTGCCGGGATCTGCCCTGGGTGGCCGTGGAACCGCggggtggttgggttggaaagggtccttgaagatcacaaaaccatggaatgggttgggttggaggggtccttaaagatcacagagctatagaatggttgggttagaaagaaccttaaagatcccagaaccatagaatggctgggttggaagggtccttaaagatcacagaaccatggaatggttgggctggaaaggaccttggGAATCGTGCAGTTCCAAATCCCTACGATCCATTTGGAATCTGCCCCATGTGCTCCCTGGATCTGGTGGGGACCTTTGTGTGTGTGCCCACCCTTGCCTTGCTGACGGTGGtccccatctctgcagcaagCATCGAGTGGCCGCCCCCGGAGCCCGTGTTCCTGCCcgtggagctggagctgcaggcagtggcCGAGCACTATCGCCTGCAGCGTGCAGACGGAGCCCTGCCTGCTAACGCCTCCCTGCACGCCCGCTCTGacaccttcctgctgctgccccgcCGCCCCACCGCTGGCCCCTCGCCTGTGCTGCGAGCCTCCTACCCGCCCTTCAGCACCCACCAGGTAATGCCCACCACCACAAAGCCACACTGACCCTTCAGGGCCACCGCACCGCCAGCCCCATCTCTTCCAGGAGGTGCCCACCAAGAGCCCCACCTGGTCCATCCGTGCCGTGCCCCTGGACAGCACTGTGAGCCTGGACGAACCCACCGTCCGCGTCCTCTTCCACTTGCACGGCCCTGACTGGCGCAGCCGCCGGGACCCCCCCGGGGACCACCCGCTGCCCTGCATTGTCCTGCAGGCCCAGCAGCGCAGCCGGACGGTGCGGGGCTCCTGCCGTGTGCAGGTGGGTCTCATCCTACAACCCTACAGCTCTAAGGTGGCCCCGCTCAGCCCAAAGCCCTAAGGCTGCTGTCCCCCCCAGGCCCCGCTGGGCATCTGCTTGGTGGAGCTGGAGATCCCAGCGCGCTGGTTCTCCCCGTTGCCATCCCCGGAGCTGGCCGAGCTGCGGTACGGTGTGGCTGGGCTGGGGACCTGCAGCCGTCCCGGTGCTACAGTGGAGCCCCCGCGGTACCTGGGGACGCTGGAGCTGCGCACGGCACCGGTGGTGGCACGGCAGCAGGAGGTGAAGCTGGATGAGAAGGTGCTGCTGCGTGTCCCCGATGGAGCCCTGCGGCCTGGGCAGCGCTTCACCGCCAGCCTGGCGCTGCGGCACAACTTCACCGCCATGCTGCTGACCCTGCGGTGAGAGCACGGGGTGAGGAGGGGGGCTGTGATGGGAGCACTGTGTGACCACCCTTCCTTGTTACGTAGAGTCAAGGCCAAGAAGGGGCTGCAGGTGGTGGCTGCCAGGTCTGGAGACCCAGCGTGGACGGTCCATTTGGAGCACAGAAGTGGCCCCAAGCACTGGACAGCTGTGGTGACGTGTCAGCGCAGCAGGGACAGCCATGGGAGCACCAGGTGTGGGCAGTGACATGGCACCTTGTGGGGCCCGGATGGGCACCTGCGTGTGGCACTGCATCCATTTCCGTATGGCCCCAGTTGAGCATGGGGACCTGTTCATGGCATGGCTCCCATCCCACTGTGGTCCAGTTGGTCACAAGGACCTGTGTGTAACTCTGCTCTCATCCCAGTATGGCCCCATTGGGCAGAGACCTGTGCGTGACGTCCATCCCAGTGTGGGTACAGGGACCTGTGCATGGCACTTGCATCCATCCCACGATAGCCCAATTGGCATTAGGGCTTGTGCATGGCAGTATGCCCAGCCCACTGTGGCCCACTTGGGAACCTGTGCACTGTTCCTGTCCCAGCAAATCCTGACTGGATGGCTTGTGGTGTGGGAGAGCCCCATTCCAACAATAGGTCCTGGTTGGTGATTCAGGGTTCTCCCATCCCAGTAGGTCCTAGTttgggatgtggggcagccctgtCCCAGTGGGTCCCATCCTCAGCTCTCTCCCCACAGGGCACTCGAGGTGTCTGAGCTCCTCTACGTGGATCTGGCGGTGGAGAATGGCACAGGGGGTCAGGTGCCGGCCCGACCCCTCACCTGGCAGGTGGAATACCCAGGCCAGGACCCCGAGGCACAGAAGGACAAGCTGGTGTGGGAGGTGCAGGTGTCAGAGCGCGACACGCGCGTACTTGTTCCTCTGGTGCAGGTgggtgcccccaccccacatcccactgTACATCCCACCCCACCTCCCCGCGGTGCTCAGCCCCGCTGTGCCcacaggagctggagctgctcaatACATCCCCACTGACCGGCGTTCCCCGCACCGTGCCGGTGACGTTGGTGATGGTGGAGGCAGGTGGTGCCGTGTCTGAGCTCAGTGAACCTCCAGGCTGTGAGTCTGCAGATACACAGGTGCTGCAGGTGAGCAGGGTCTCAGCCccccttcccacctcccccagcaCCACTCCCTGTGCACCCTCTGCCTCTCTGAGTGCCCCAACAGGTGTCGGAGGGCTGTGACGCCGTGTTTGTGGGAGGCAAGGAGAGCCGTGGTGCCCGTGGGGTGCGGGTGGATTTCTGGGCACGCCGCCTGCATGCCTCGCTGCTCTTCACCGTCTGGGCACCGCTGCTGCCTCTGCGTGTCCAGCTGGAAGACACTGCCCTGGAACAGGTGCGTGGCTGGCGCCTGCCTGGGAGCACCGACAGGTGAGAGGAGCACCCCGTGCCACTGCTGCTTTGGCatggggtgggaaggagctggTGCTTGTGCTGTGTGTCCGTGTCCCTCTGAGCCCCATGGTGCGTGTGTTGCATGTGTCTTGCTGTGTCCAAAAAGCGCTTCACAGCGTGCCCCCCATCCCGTCACCCAGTGCCCCATTGAGCCCCTCTGGCACTCATGGCCCCTCTGCCCGTGGGTGACACACGTGTCCTCGTGCCCACAGCTCTGGCAGTGATGTGGAGGACCCTGGGGAGGATGCAGAGCGGCGGGTGCGGAGCTGCCGGCCACAGTACCAGCGCACGGCGGTGCGGTTCCTGGCACACTTTGTGGCACACCCGCAGGATGGCGGCCGCCACCTCTCCTACCTGCCGGGCCCCGAGTGGCTGCTGGATGTCACACACCTGGTGGCTGGCTGGGCACGCGT is part of the Coturnix japonica isolate 7356 chromosome 5, Coturnix japonica 2.1, whole genome shotgun sequence genome and harbors:
- the TMEM132A gene encoding transmembrane protein 132A codes for the protein MDPADGPYLLLLAAALLGASASIEWPPPEPVFLPVELELQAVAEHYRLQRADGALPANASLHARSDTFLLLPRRPTAGPSPVLRASYPPFSTHQEVPTKSPTWSIRAVPLDSTVSLDEPTVRVLFHLHGPDWRSRRDPPGDHPLPCIVLQAQQRSRTVRGSCRVQAPLGICLVELEIPARWFSPLPSPELAELRYGVAGLGTCSRPGATVEPPRYLGTLELRTAPVVARQQEVKLDEKVLLRVPDGALRPGQRFTASLALRHNFTAMLLTLRVKAKKGLQVVAARSGDPAWTVHLEHRSGPKHWTAVVTCQRSRDSHGSTRALEVSELLYVDLAVENGTGGQVPARPLTWQVEYPGQDPEAQKDKLVWEVQVSERDTRVLVPLVQELELLNTSPLTGVPRTVPVTLVMVEAGGAVSELSEPPGCESADTQVLQVSEGCDAVFVGGKESRGARGVRVDFWARRLHASLLFTVWAPLLPLRVQLEDTALEQVRGWRLPGSTDSSGSDVEDPGEDAERRVRSCRPQYQRTAVRFLAHFVAHPQDGGRHLSYLPGPEWLLDVTHLVAGWARVQDPRVASLEGGTVLVGREPGVTSVEVRSPLSDAILGEQMLVVSEEKVAVTELRAAVVAGLALELHLEPGHPGVLTAVCQATATLHGSKQEATLSVWLSFSDGTLTPMELYGGQDAMLAVTSLDPTVVTVVGTSSWHPRVVAEGPGRGTLLQLSLHPLDVCRRGRHRATVLAAGSAWLEVAGGRRTPLGSPGSPVPFPRAEGAMSGEAVTAGRGEHGNVGMVNTKLQGMGSSSEEEEEREEGYGRGMQEEEKEEMVKAPARVSDLEIGMYVLLGVFCLAIFIFLVNCVFFVLRYQQKEPPDAGTAPTASQPHNWVWLGTDQEELSRQLDRQQPEPPTLPGPQPERCCCADPPAPNTGSPSGTSVEPRKEGSVPGGGRRKRVEFVTFAPQRAPEDPPQPTANVQSILVAGEDDIRWVCEDMGLRDPEELRCYMERIRGSS